CAAACCCGTCACAAATATGTGAGGTTCGGGTTGGATTCTCATCCCTAATTCAAAAATCACCGATGACCATATATTAATCTTGAATTTTTCACAACCTTTTTCCCATAAATCTGCAATAACGCTCTTTCCCAGTCCTGTGAAAAAGAATATCCGATTAATTTACTACATTAAAGTCTGTTAAATCGCATCTTTTAAGCTATTAATCCCATTATCAATCTCACGTACTATAAATAGACCATCAAATCATTCACAAACCAACACTCAAACTAACATACATCAACTACATTCCAAAAAATCACAATGGGAGGAGCTGATCAAGTGCACATCACCCGACGTTCATCGATGACAGCCAACGGCGACAACGTTAAGGAGAATCATGGAGGCGATACCAGAAACTTACCAGTAGACGCTGTGATCAATCTGGATCAGTAAATCTTTTATTCAAATTTAATATTTATTTGGTTTTCTTTTGTGAATCTTTTTTAATAAAAGTTGTGAAAATGACAGTGGTGATCCAACGATGTATGAGTCTTATTGGAGAAAAGTAGGGGACGAGTGTACGTTTGTGATTAAAGGGTTTGAATCTTTAAGTTACTTTTCAAACCCTAATAACCCTTGTTGGTTTCTTGAACCAAAGCTTGAAGAAGCGATTAAGAATCTGCATGGTGCGGTAGGGAATGCGGTAACCGATGGTTACTCGATTATTGTTGGGACTGGTTCGAGCCAGTTGCTGCAAGCCGTGCTTTTCGCGGTCACAACGCCACTTGAACATGCTAGCCAGATCAATGTTGTGTCACCTGCCCCTTATTATTCTGTATGTATAATCTATCTACAttaattgttttattattatgttACAAATTAAGATTATTTCCCACATTGATTAATGAATGTATCTGATAATAATAAATGTAGTCGTACCCGGAGATTGTGGATTTGGTGAAGTCTGGATTGTACAAGTGGGCGGGTGATGCCCATGAGTTCGAGAAAGATGAACCATATATCGAGCTCGTGACATCACCTAACAACCCTAGTGGTGTGATCCGAGGTTCGGTGGTGAACCGTGAAGGTGGGGTGTTGATTCATGATCTTGCTTATTATTGGCCTCAATACACCCCCATCACCTCTTCTTTAGATTTCGACATCATGTTGTTTACCGCTTCTAAATGCACTGGCCACGCGGGTTCGCGAGTTGGGTACGTTGTTATTTTACTTATATGGTAACAAAAAAATAGATTATTTTTTTGAAACGCAACTTTTATAACCAAACTCGCccagttagaaaaaaaaaaaaaaaaaaactaacttacAATGGGCATTTCATGGGACTATTCATCCAATGGACCATACAATTTTACATTTGTTTGAGCGACTAGAAAACACAAATAAGaagtttacgtttttttttttctaacccctTTATGTATTAATTCCAATCACCAATCGCAAATTACATAGATAACAGCTAGACGGGCAACAAACTGCGCCGTcatccccttttgaatagaaaaccATAATCTATATTAATTACAAAAGGACCCACCTCCCAATATATTATATATGAATGTCAAACATGCATTAAAAACACTAGACTGAAATTTGCAAGACATAACAGAAATACACCCATACATTGGTTAAAAATAGTTTTTCATATCAAAATAACCATTTTATAGTTGTTCTTCAAGGATGCACATTATAAAGTTTATACTCATGCTTTTTGATTAATTAATAGATGGGCACTTGTTAAAGACAAAGAGGTGGCGAAAAAGATGACTAAATTCATGGAAGTGAACACAATAGGTGTGTCGAAAGAACCACAACTCCGCGTTGCAAAGATCTTGCAAGTGATTGCTGATCGATGCAAACGTTTTGGATCCCCCGAAGGCGATGACTTTTTCGAATACAACAAAAATTTGTTGACAGAAAGATGGGAGATTTTAAGGGAAACTGTGAAAAAAACTCAGATGTTTACTCTACCAAAGTATCCTCTCCAGCATTGCAATTACACTGGAGATGTTACACAAGCACATCCAGGTAATAAATAATTAACTGAATATAATACTAGTTTGACTTGTTATGGCAAATGTGCTAATGTAAGCTTTCAATATTATTAATAAATATGTGTCACATGCATAGATTAGTTAAAATGGGAATATAATTATATGGAAAACTTAATTTAATGTGAAATGTGTGATGACAGCTTTTGCATGGATGAAATGCAAGGAAGGAATCGAAGACTGTGAGAAGCTGTTTAGAAATCACAAGATCTTAACAAGGAGTGGAAGGAGATTCGGGTCGGATCCGGGGTTCGTTAGAGTTAGTATGGTTGGTAGAGATGAAGAGTTTAAGTTGTTCATTGATAGGCTTTCAATGATTTAGATCTTCAACAATGGTGATGGGAATCTTCTAATATAAATATGAAACTGGTGTAGATCCAGAATGTGAGGTGTTTGACTAGCAAGCCACCCCCTCTTTATGTTTAAGTATGTTATGCTTTTTAATTATGCTGAATTCCCTATCTATAATATATATCATGATTATGATGTCTTATTAAtctatttattattattacaatttgTCTTGGGCGGTCCTGCATATAAATACCTTCAGGGTCTATGACCATCCGTAATGGGGTTTTTTGGGCGTTTTTCCCTTAAAAAACGCCCCATCACGCCCAAATGCCACCCCCAGGGAGTTCATCCAAGAAATTTGCTTTTGGCGTGATTTTTTCCACGCCTTGCATCATTGATTTTGGCCAATCACCATTAATCTTTCTTTTGTTTGTCCAATAAGATTTTTTGAGggttttctttttatttaaatttattaCACATCTTTTAACATAATACTCACATCCCCGCTAACTGGTCTGCCATATGGCGCAAAACGTCCAAGGGTAGGGacattaccactacacatggtctaatcaGCTATTTTTTACTAGAGAGCTGTCATATGGCACAAAACGTCCAAGGATAGGGACATTaacactacacatggtctaatcaGCTATTTTTTACTAGAGAAATTAAAGTAATATAAAATATGAATATCATAAACGATATCAAAAGAAAACAAATATTATTGGAAAAACATGTATATTAAATTGTAAAAATAAATAATGAAACAATTTTATATATCATAAACGATATCAAAAGAAAACAAATACTATTGGTAAAACATGTTAATATATTAAATTGCCCCCATGATGCGAGGGAGTTTTGTACTTGTATATTTACAATTTGACGTATTAAAGTATGTGTGAAAGTCGTTTACGataccaaaatatatattttcgaaTATCAGAATGTTGAAGAAAAAACTAAATATAGGTGGGTTTAGAACTGAAAAAAACAACGAAAAAAAGTTATTAGACAAAAataaatttaattgataaataaaagataatttatactaaaacaattaaaatggattttttttttcaatttgtgCTTTAAGATTTACTATTAAACAAACATCAAATTGTTATAATTGTTAATATAAAATATAAGTCAATTTCATATTGTtcttaaaatataaaatataaaatataagcCATCATCATTTTaagatcgtgttataagtagcatGTATAAGTAACCGAAATATAAGCATACATGTTATTAAACTAATAAATATTCGGTTTAGGGCCCTTCAACGCGGGTGGTACATATACCAACAAAATGCAAGTTAAAGTGGCAAAACTCCTTAACCAATCAACAAAATGTAGGTTCAAGTGGCAAAACTCAATAAATAAGATAAGGACAAGTGCAGAGCATAGTGAAAAAGTTTGCTGGGTCGATGTGGGACTTGTACTTGCGAGGAAGGGTAGTTGCAAGCAAATCTATTGAAAGTTCGAAACAATTGGCCACTTCTATCTCACGAAAGATGGCAAGTTTATCTCAGGGTTTAATGGTTCAAGAGAAACTCACTTTTTTTCAAGGCTGCAagtttataaaaccaaaacaaaaatgGTACAAGCTTTAAGCTTAAAAACTAAAATCTTTTACTTCAAAATCAAAATGTATTTTTTAACAGCCTGCCTGCATGAATGAAGAAAGTAGAAAGAAACATGTGCAATATTATATATCAGTAAAAGGCCGGTTAATGATTAACAAGAACATGAATATATGATGGAGTCATCTGATTGAAAGAGGGACGATGATTATGGGTAATGGTGTATATTCCCTTGGCAACTGGAAAGCTAAATTTAATACCTCGAATAATCAGAAAAAGATGTTATAAAGTTAAATAGATAGCTTTTTGAGTGGTAATAGaatataaattattattattattattattattattattattattattattattattattatatcgtAAACTATAGCAAGTGCTAGTATCGTACCATTACCGTGATAAACCGAACTGATACCATCAGTACCACGTTGATCTCGACTAATTAAACAACATCGATGGCAGCATTGGTACTATTGGAACCGTTACTGATATATGTATTTGTCGTTTTATGTTCGATTTAAAACACATGTCGATATCCTTTTGGGCATATCACAATTTTATTTTTGAGTTTTTATCTTTCCGTTGCAATACCGAGCTGTAATGAACCAAAGTCATACGCAAGGGAATTCCGTTAGTTATATAACATCTAATCAAATTCGTACATTATTACAAATTATTGATATGATAATGGTACGAGTATGGAGACTTTTTATTAAAAAAGAAGACATTATTAGGTTCGTTTCACTTGTGCTAATCATttgttgtttatttttattattataaaataaagaccATCATCATTTCACATCGTATACATTGTAATAGAACTCAAATTCATAGCTAAACATAGATTTAATACACACGATGCGAATCACAATTTCGTATATAAAATTTGGTTTGTAATCATAGATCTATGATGCTTCCAACAAGTTTATCAATGAAATATTATATACGTCGGTCCCAGTGACGGATTCACGATTTTTTTCCAGGGGTTCCTTTTGGTAAATTTACgctaattctcactattttttccaaatcatacaggGTTTCCATTAAATTTTTCCATTTTTTCCGAACTAAGATGGTTCCTGAAAACCCCCAAAACCCCCCTGATCAACCCATGGTCAGTCCCACCAAAACATCCTAGATGACATATTTTATTATATGAACCTCTATCAACATATATATACCCTATCTTATTCCATATTTTATCTTTAATTACTATCTTTTATTTATTGTAATCAATAATGTTTAGGTGTGCATAGGTTGTTTTTGGCTCAACCAGTTTTTAGGCAATAACATTTTATCTTTAACATACATATAGGCGTGCCATTATTAATCTAGTTGTTTACCAATGTTAGAAAATTCATGAACACATGCGAAGATAGTTAATTGTATAAGACCAAGTGTAGTGGGAGTTTTTCTTAGTCAATCACATGGTGCCACATTACCCAATGACTAGGCCAAACACCATTACGCTCCTACGAATGTGTAGTTAATGAAAGCCACACTGCCTACGTGACAGTTAAAACCTCCCTCACTAAGAGCGTCCCCAACGGGGATGAGGTGGCAAAGTCTAAATTTGTAATCCCATCCCCACAGGCCACGCATGCATTGTGGCAAAACTCCGGTTTGTAAAATTGAGCACATTAAGGGATTAACACCACCAACCCTTTAACGCCCTTCACTTGTATGTTGAATTGGCTTCACGGgcgtcatttgttgaggtatagTGGGGCTCTAACTCACTAAAAGTCTAATGAATTAGAAAAAAACGTTCCCTTTAGTAACATGAGCTTTTGCACATAAAACTGAAATCAAACCACAATTTTCGGTTAATCGGCTATGGCTTGATCAAATCATCAATTACTTAGTCGCTTCACCAAAGATTTAGTTTAAAAAGAGGAACAACACAACATCACATCTTACAAATTTCTTCTTTAGTCCATGAAACAACAATTGTGCCAAAAAAACACACCAACTAAAACCTATTCGCTTACAAAAACTACATTGGTTCATTCTCACACAAGTCTAAGTTCATATTCTCCGGCCATCGTTATATACCGAACCCATGGAAGAGCCTGGTAACCACTTTTTTCGATGATTTTCAGGTACCGAACCTGTAAAATTCCAAAGGATTAACTAACAAGTGAAAGTAAACCGAGGGTATTCATATGTATAAATACCTCCTAAATCGCTTACTTAAAAAACAAGATTATTTTGTAATCAATTTATCAACAAAACGGATAGGGACAGGTGTCTAAAGGGTCGGGCCACAGTAAAAGATTATCTATTTTGAACATGCCCTGTAGAAAACTAGAGAGGAGAGTTCACCTGTATTCCTGAAATTGTAAAATATGGTATTTCGAATTTAACACGAATAGGAGCTTTTCTCTCGGGAAGTGCTTCTTCGGCTGTTATACTGGGAAGATTAAACTCTGCTCTCAACATGTATTCCTATACAAGTTTTAAAGCGATCAATTTATGGCAAACATAAGAAATTCATCTTTGACTTGGTCAACTAGCAGAAACTGGGCGATAAAATAGGAGCAATCAAGTGTTTTAGAATTGATTACCACAATATTCACAAAAAAAATCGTTTCATATTGTGAAAAAAAGCGTAAATCCATctgtttataataataataagagttaattactgttttcgtccctatggtttgtcaaaaatcactatttcagtctattagtttaaaaattgcgatttaagtccctgtggtttcactttcgtaaccatttcagtccctgtggtttcactttcgtaaccatttcaatccattattctgtttagtacagggactgaaatggttacaaggtggactgaaatggttacgaaagtgaaaccacagggactgaaatcgcaatttttaaactaatggactgaaatagtgatttttgacaaaccacagggacgaaaacagtaattaactctaataataaaaaaattaataataataattaaaatataaatataatgatgtaaaaaaaaataacatgttAACAGCAACAATGATGACAGGAATCATATGTTATATGTAATACGAGAAGCAGAAAATAATATAACAATAACTTCTAACATATTGCAAGAATTCAGTAAAATGAATATGTCATATTGTCATGAGAGATGCAAGTCAACAAAAAGGCAACTCAAATCTTGTGAGAAAATGAAGGTTTTGTTAGTGAATTGATATATAAGGAGAATTTTAGGATATGGTAAGAAAGTTATTACCTTGCCACCCGGAAAAGATTTTATTTTCCAGCAAAGGGCATCGTTTTCTGGTGCATAAGCAGCTGATCCCATGGAGGTCCGAATATTCGGGTTAATAGCATCAGCTGGAACAGGCAATTCAATTTCAACATTTGTTGCAGTGCTGCAAAATCAAATTATTCTCATGAGATAAAATCAGTATTTTTATTAGAGGTGAAAAGGGCGGGTTGGAAATGAACCAAACTGGCTTCGGTCAAAGTTAATACTTTATGTGGCACAACGGTTCGGGTAGGATTGCCTTGAAAAAATGTCCCTTCATAGATAAATGATATCAAACTAGTAACAATATCAATCTAAATTTGTGAATATAGCGATTGTATGCAATAAAAATATACTTTAGGTTACTTTCAAGTTTCATCCATTTCCGTTTTAGCTATTTTTATAAGGATCATTGGATTTTAATATCCAAACTTTGACCAATTGGCCGGCAATAATCCCAACTTAAAAGTCCCCCCCCCCTGCCAGTCCCAACTTTCAAGCTATTTTCCTCCACCAAGCCTTCAGTAATTGGGGTCTAACGCAGTTAGtgttttgctgatgtggcagttATTTACTGATGTGGAAGCTTATATggcaccatcaccatcaccacccacaaccaccgtctgccgccaccaccaccacccaccatgTTAGATATAGTTTGTAATAAGAGGGGTTAGATTGTAATAATGTGATACTTGGGGGGTTAGTTGTCTAATTGAAATAGTTGTAACAGTGGTAGTTGTTAGTTACTATCCTTCTCATTAACCAACCTGGTAGTTATAGTAACTAACAACTACCACTGTTACAACTATTACAATTAGACAACTAACCCCCCAAGTATCACATTATTACAATCTAACCCCTCTTATTACAAACTATATCTAacacaccaccatcaccaccacatcaACAAATAACCAGGTTTTGTGCCACATAAGCTGCCATGTCAGCAAAACACTAACTGGGTTAGACCTCATTTAGTAAAGGTTTGGTGGAGGAAAATAGCTTGAAAGGTGGGACCGGCAGGGGGAAATATTTTAAGTTGGGATTATTGCCGGCCAATTGGTTAAAGtttgattattaaaatccaataacctttTCTATAATTGATTAATTAGATATAATAGAAACCCAAATTAACCCAATTGGCACATTTTTGCCTATTTCACCCATCAGAGATAAAGCCTTATAACCAAAATTGACTAATTTGACGTGTTTCCTTGTAAGCCAAATATCATGATTTGGCCAGTTATAGATCAACCATTCCCCGAAACCACACATACATAAGTAAATGGTCAAAACTGACACCTCCTATATTCTTCTCTAGACAGCTTTTCATAACTAAAAAAAAGTGTACCTACGCTCCTTGAATTGGCTCCGAGCTTTTACCATAATTTCCACACGGCTTTTAGAATGTCTTTCTACTTGAGCTTCCACCCATATTAGAGGCTTTACCTAAAAGAAACCATGGAATGAGTAGATTATTGTTAGTGGTTTGAAATGGTATATGTGATATTATAAAACTTCTAAGGATACACATGAAATTTAGAACTATTAGAAATATATAAGGGTAGGAGTTGGGAAAGCAACCTGAGTACTGAGTCGATACGTCATGAGGTCAAAGGCTCCATCAGGAGGTACAAATGATATTGTTCTATCATTTTCAAAACGAGCCAACCGCACACATCTACACCAAGTTTGTATATTGGCTGAAAACTAGTAACAGATAACGATAACAAAAAGGAAACAAAATATACCTATATATACGTAACATACGTAGTAGAAGTGGCCAAATGGGTCAGACgggttgggtaatgggtcaaCATGGGTAACGTTGTAGTATGGGTCATGATGAATAACTGAAACATTTCCTTTTTTCGCTAAATTTATTGATTTGGCTCGTTTTGCTCACTAGAGATAAAAGCATACCCCAAATTTGAGCAATTTGACTCATTTCCTTTTACGTTAAATCTCATGATTTGACCCGTTAAGAAATAAACATAATCGAGATCTACCCATTCAACTTGAAACCGTCACCTTCAATATTCATCCTAGAATTAAATTTGGTTGTTTCCTTTTTAAGTgaagttttttatttttattttaccaTATGACCTAGCGAAATAAATATTACCCAAACTAACCCATTTATAAGTACATGTTTTAATATTTAAGAAAACGTACTGATGGAACTTGATGTCATCCAAGTCAATAGCTTTTCCTTTAGTAGTCCTGCCTTGTGCCTCTAATAAAACTCTATCGTTTAGCCCAAGCTTACACTCAGGCATACCACTGCAACCAATAAACGCACAATCAATTATttttagggttgtaaacgaaccgaacgttcagcgaacaatttgtgaaccgttcggcgggagttcatttgtgttcatttgtttaataaatgaacggaCATGAACTGAggccgcgttcgttcatttaatttcgtgaacgttcagtaacgtgttcgtttgtgttcgatagttcattagtgtttttagtttttatttttatttagatacagacaaataaaatatttaataagtatcaATGTACATTAGATTATGTTCATGAACTCTTGTTTGTGTCCTTTGTTtccgtttgtgttcatgaacgttcaatgcctaaaattaacaaacgaacacgaacacgttcatttctttaatgaacgaacacgaacataaaatcttgttcgataagcgttcatgaacagttcgtgaacgataacacatatatttccttaacgaacgggcaaggtcttgtttgtgttcgttcggttcgtttgcagcccttattattttataacagaTTATCACAAATAGTATTTGTAACTTGGCTCAAGTATAACACATTATAGGGAAAAAAAATGCACAAAATATAGACAAACTTTACATCTTTCCAGATTTTAGCGTACAAAATAGAAATTTATAGTTTATTACTAATTTCAGCAACCAAGATACAGTTATTATCAGACATAACTTTTAATGATCGCTTTTCAAATTTTATACaatttttttaagttattttcacATAAAAGCTTGTTTATATTTCATGCAAGTTTATTGTGGTAAATGAAACACGGATACAAATGGATGCAAATAAAGATAAATAAATCAACCTCAAATACGTTCGCATCTTCAATGCTCCAATAACTTCTGATCTTACTATCTGTCCGTTACTGTTGACAAGTATATTCACATTCTCCACAACATCCAAAAACACCTGGAAAAAACATATACATGTATAAGCTGATCAAAATAATCACCTAACAAAATTACAAAAGTAGCCCTACTTCATTCTTTTTGTAATGTATTCCTTCACTACGCCAAGACACAGCATTTGTGACAGCCATGGGGGGCCTTTGTGAAACTTCCATCCTATATGCATCGGTCTTGATAAACTCGCTAAGAATTGTAGCTTCGGTGAACTGAGGGTAACCAAAGTCCATCATTTCATCAAGCAATTCATACTGCACGAAATTATAAGCCTTTGTTGAACGCGTTTCCTTCCGATAGTGTGagtaaatattattaaatgattATAGTTTCGTACCACTACAACAAAGTTATCTCTAAGTGATTCCTCTTCTAATTCTTCAAAGTAATGCTTAAATACCTGTTACCAATAACAAGTTAACAACAATAATCTGATAAATATCTTACTGAATAATACAACCAACAAATGCCACTTACATCAACGAGGCGGTGTAGAAACAGAAGAAGACTCGCAGCATTACAGTTCTGCCTGGAAGCCGTCATTAGATATAAGTTGTTGTGTTGAATGAACATATAAGTGACACCCTTGTCATACACAACTGGACCTTGAGAACCAGCATCATCACCCTGAAGTTCATCAAAACACCAAAATCTTATGATATGTACCACCTTCTCATGTAACCCATGCATCATCCCATGTTCCGTTTATTTTCATGCATTTCCTTTGCTTTTATTTTATGTTAATGAATATAAGTGGGTTAGTGTAGTAGTGGTTTAATTTGTGTCAGTTAAGTTTCTGTTTTCTTTGTAAGCCTATTAAGGCATGTGAATGTGATGTTTCGGGTTGAAGGTACGTTGAAAATTGCTTCGAAATAGCCTCCCTCTTTTATCTTCTGTTACCTACTTACCCATCTTCTGTATTCTTTCTATTCTATCTTTGATCCATATTATCTTAAAAACTAGTTATTAACATACTTATTTTACATAGCTCCAtgattaataataaatataaaaaattaaaccTTAATCTCAAATTCTCAATATACTTTTGTGAGATTAACGTAACAAAAGTACTTCTAgttaagaaataaaataaaactacAAAAACCATGTCAAGTTAGAACTCAACAAACAtatttattcatcaaaatatTGAGCTCAACTAAAGAGATCTCATACTCACTACCTATGTTGTCAATATTAGACTATATTATTATGGGCCCACGGGCTCAGTTAGGTTACTAGGCTTACTCGTAATctgggccggccctgagaattcgtgtaccatgttcgagctcgaaaaaatgtgcccgtaggccttaacgaaattgggtatcgggctcactaaaggtctaaatcTAATGCCAAAAaggttaataactaatctaaaccataagaatagttttgtaagggagcctatgttggtgtttgtatgagtgtaccctattaaaaaaatattttacaaatacatATCGGGTTCTTTTTCAGAAAAAAACGTGCccctcgaaatatcgggccctggccggtggtcctccccgcccaccctcagGGCCGGCCATGCTCGTAATCTCTATAAATTGTAACCTACTCATTCAATAATGATCATTCAGGATTTCATAAACCAACATTCAAAAGCCCTTCCGGAAGGTGAGGTGCAGGAAAATCTCCCTACTGCCAACCAGACGCTCCAGCGACCTTCAGGCAAGATTCAGGCCATATTTCTATCAGATTCCGGCAAAATTTTAGCCAAATTTGGGCAACTTTCTGCAAATTCCGGGTAAACTGGTCTAAAACATCCAAAACTGGCCTATAAGAAGCCTAAAACCCCCCAAAATTAACTAAGAAACAAACAATACAATTTCCTTCATCTTAATTCTTAACCTAATTAGCCTAGTTTACAAAGTAATTGTGTTTTACTTCTCCTTCTAACTACAATTATTGATGGTATAAAAAAGAGCAATGAAGATGATAATATTATTAATACCTCTTTTTCAATGTGCTTGGTGAAGAAACGTTCGGCCTGAAGAGCAGAAACGTCTCCACGGTAGTCGCGCCACACCAGAACACGGCCTTTGATGTCAAGAAGGAACAGCGCAGAGGCCGCCCCTGCCATCGACATAGATCAGATCCGTCTTGTTTGATTTCGAATTCAGATCTAGTTTCCGATCGATCAGCTTGTGAATGAACGATAGATGTTATGTAACTGCTCGAATTCGCAAAACGAGTTTCGGATTTCGTGATCTATCTGTGTGCTTTATCAGCGTCTTTCATAAAGAAATCTCGAGCTGGTGATGATGACGCAGCTCAATCACCCGtgaggtaaaaaaaaaaaaaccccgaACCCGGACCCAGACCTAGACCCAGTATTAAAAAATCTGGGTTTTTTAAACCCGAACCTGATCCTACCCTACCCTACCCTACCCTATGGGTATACATATTCTCATCAGTACCTGAACCCGGGTACACAAAGTATGAATTCCCTGACCAATACCTAGACCTGGACCCGGGTATTAAAAAAACTcaatttgtacacctctaggtgATAACGAGTACATAGTTATAGTTAAGCCCATTTCTCTTATGGGAAGCCCACTTTGAGGCCCGGTAGCAAACTCAGATAGCTCGCTTTTGCTtatttgtacacctctaggtgATAGTGAGTACATAGTTAGAGTTAAAACCCACTTTTAACACTTAACGGATACCTACTTATTTGTGTATTTAGAAATTTAGGAATAAGATGGCCTTCGAAAACAAGAAAGTAACTCCACAAGATATTTATTAGCAAAACCAAAACTGACAAGAAACTAGAGAAGCTGAGGAAAATATAAACAGACCCAAAATACAAGGCAAAAAACATAGCCCTCAACACACAAAGCCACAACAAAAAATACATACCCCCTTACACCCCAAATTCAAAACCTCTCCATAAGTTCCAATCTTCACTATTGATTCTTGACTTGCTTGTAAGCCAAAATATAGACAACTCCTTAACATCATCAACTACTTTGTACTAAGCCACCCGCTTCCTACCAAATACCATATCATTCCTTGCCAGCCATAGCTTCCAAAGTATCGCTAGAGCAATCAAATGATTAACTTTTTGTCGTCCTTAGAGCTCCCAAAACCTTTAAACAACTCTAGCATCCACTTAACAGAATCAACCATC
The sequence above is drawn from the Helianthus annuus cultivar XRQ/B chromosome 12, HanXRQr2.0-SUNRISE, whole genome shotgun sequence genome and encodes:
- the LOC110868546 gene encoding AP-1 complex subunit mu-2, translating into MSMAGAASALFLLDIKGRVLVWRDYRGDVSALQAERFFTKHIEKEGDDAGSQGPVVYDKGVTYMFIQHNNLYLMTASRQNCNAASLLLFLHRLVDVFKHYFEELEEESLRDNFVVVYELLDEMMDFGYPQFTEATILSEFIKTDAYRMEVSQRPPMAVTNAVSWRSEGIHYKKNEVFLDVVENVNILVNSNGQIVRSEVIGALKMRTYLSGMPECKLGLNDRVLLEAQGRTTKGKAIDLDDIKFHQCVRLARFENDRTISFVPPDGAFDLMTYRLSTQVKPLIWVEAQVERHSKSRVEIMVKARSQFKERSTATNVEIELPVPADAINPNIRTSMGSAAYAPENDALCWKIKSFPGGKEYMLRAEFNLPSITAEEALPERKAPIRVKFEIPYFTISGIQVRYLKIIEKSGYQALPWVRYITMAGEYELRLV
- the LOC110868545 gene encoding L-tryptophan--pyruvate aminotransferase 1 gives rise to the protein MGGADQVHITRRSSMTANGDNVKENHGGDTRNLPVDAVINLDHGDPTMYESYWRKVGDECTFVIKGFESLSYFSNPNNPCWFLEPKLEEAIKNLHGAVGNAVTDGYSIIVGTGSSQLLQAVLFAVTTPLEHASQINVVSPAPYYSSYPEIVDLVKSGLYKWAGDAHEFEKDEPYIELVTSPNNPSGVIRGSVVNREGGVLIHDLAYYWPQYTPITSSLDFDIMLFTASKCTGHAGSRVGWALVKDKEVAKKMTKFMEVNTIGVSKEPQLRVAKILQVIADRCKRFGSPEGDDFFEYNKNLLTERWEILRETVKKTQMFTLPKYPLQHCNYTGDVTQAHPAFAWMKCKEGIEDCEKLFRNHKILTRSGRRFGSDPGFVRVSMVGRDEEFKLFIDRLSMI